Part of the Methylomonas rapida genome is shown below.
CCCTTGTCAGCGATGGTTTTCGAGAACGGCTGGCGCGATGATTCCTAAAGCGCTGATGGTGCAGGGCACCACGTCCGATGCCGGCAAAAGCACCTTGGTCACGGCCATTTGCCGCTATTACCGCCGGCAAAACATCGCCGTGGCGCCGTTCAAGCCTCAGAACATGGCGCTGAATAGCGCCGTCACGATCGACGGCGGCGAAATCGGTCGCGCCCAGGCCGTACAGGCGGCCGCCTGCGGTTTGCCAGCGCATAGCGACATGAATCCGGTGTTGTTGAAGCCCAATACCGATACCACAGCGCAAGTCATCATTCATGGCCAGGTCTTGCAAAACCAATCGGCCAACCAGTACCACGATTACAAAAAGGTCGCCAAACAGGCGGTATTGGCTTCCTGGGCGCGCTTGAACAGCCAGTATCAAGCCGTCATCGTCGAAGGGGCTGGCAGTCCGGCCGAGATCAATTTGCGTGCTGGCGACATCGCCAACATGGGCTTTGCCGAAGCGGTCGATTGTCCGGTGATATTGGTTGCCGACATCGACCGCGGTGGCGTGTTCGCACATATCGTCGGCACGTTGGCGTTGTTGTCCGCCTCGGAGCGCAAGCGGGTGATAGGCTTTGTGATCAACCGCTTTCGTGGCGACATGGCCTTGTTGCAGTCGGGGCTGGATTGGCTGGAACAGGAAACCGGCAAGCCGGTGCTGGCGGTGTTGCCCTATCTGCATGATTTGTATCTGGAGGCAGAGGATGCCTTGTCCAGTCGTCATGCCCACCAGGCTGGCGAGCAGGCTTTCAGGGTGGTCGTGCCGCATCTGCCGAGCTTCAGCAACCACACCGATTTTGACCCGTTGCAATTGCATCCCAGCGTGGACGTGCATTTCGCCAAGCATCCGGATCATGTCAATGGCGCGGATTTGATCGTATTGCCAGGCAGCAAGTCAGTCCGCAGCGATTTAATTCGGCTAAGACAGCAAGGTTGGGAGGGTTTCCTGCACAGGCATTTGCGCTACGGCGGCAAAGTGCTGGGCATTTGCGGCGGTTTCCAAATGCTCGGCCGGGCGATACACGACCCGCACGGCGTCGAAGGCGAATCGGGCAGCGCCGAGGGCTTGGGCGTGTTGGACATGGAAACGACCTTGCATACTGCTAAATGCCTGCGTCAAGTCAAGGGGCTATTTGCGGAAAAAGCGGTGGCCGTGCAAGGTTATGAAATCCACATGGGCATCAGTCAGGGGGCGGCTTTGTCCAGACCGTTGTTCAAATTGGCCGATAGGGACGATGGCGCGATTTCGGCGGACGATCAAGTGGCGGGCAGTTACGTGCATGGCTTGTTCGACGTTCCCGAAGCCTGCGACGCCTTGCTGGCGTGGGCCGGCCACACACAGCGCCAGGCCGTGGATTTTCATGCCCTGCGCGAGGCCGGCATCGATCGCATCGCCGATGCCTGGGCCGAACATTGTGACTTTGCCAAACTGGATGCGGCGTTGTCGGCGTTCTATGGCGCGTGAAAATCTATGGGTTGCTGGCTACCTGCTGCCGGTAGGCGCTTTTGATGGCTTGCGCCAGCTCGTGCACCGCCATCGCATAATGCGTGCTTTGGTTGTAGCGGGTGATGACGTAAAAATTGGGGTATCCCAGCAGATATTGGTCCTGGTCCGCATGCCTGAGCCACAACAAACGCAAGGGCTCGTTGCACTGGCAGTCTGTCGTTGGCATCAAGCCCGCTTGCTGTAAGGTGCTGAGCGGATATTGTTTGTCCAGACCCGGTTCCAGCGTGGCGACGGACGGATTGCCGCGTATCGGCGACACGACGGGTTGCCCAGGCTTCCAGCCGTGCTTGGCAAAGTAATTGGCCACGCTGCCAATGCTGTCTTCCGGATTCCACAGGTCGCGCTTGCCGTCGCCATTGAAATCCACCGCCCATTCCAGGAAGCTGCTGGGCATGAATTGCCCCAAGCCCATCGCGCCGGCAAAGGAGCCGACGGGTTTGGCCGGATCGAGGCCTTCGCCGCGCGACATCACCAGAAAATTTTCCAGTTCGCCGCGGAAATAATCGCCCCGGCGTTGATAATCGAAAGCCAGCGTGGTCAACGCATCGATGATCCTATGATTGCCGACGAAGCTGCCGAATGTGGTTTCGACGGCCATGATGCCCAGGATGTATTCGTCTGGCACACCGTATTGCTGGCTGGCGCGCTGCAAGGTGGCCTGATGGCGCTGCCAGAAATCGACGCCGGCGTTGATGTGTCTGGCATCGAGAAACTTGGCGCGGTAACGCGACCAACTGCCCTTGCCGGGTTTGCCGCCCAGGCTTTGATCGGACTTGGCCAGATAATCCAGCGTCCACTGTTTCCGCTTGGCTTGGGAAAACAGGCCGTTCAAATAGTCGCGTTCGAAGCCATGTTTCTGCACCATGACGTCGATGAACCGTTGCAAGGCCGGATAGCCGGCGTAGTCGCCGGTGATCGAGCTTGCCCGGTAAGCGCCGATGCTGGTCAGCGGGCGCAAGTACGGGGTGGCGGTTCTGGCTTGGCTGGGCGCCGCTTGCTGGGTTGGACCGCTGCGGGCGCGGTTGAAATTCTGCTCGGTTTTTTCCGGCGACGTAGCGCAGCCGGCAAAAAACAACAGCGTCAGACCAAGAGCCAGACGATTTGAAAAAGAGACTACTGCTTTCATGCTCGGTTATTTATACAGGCTGCCACCGTCTTCGTCGGTTTCGGTCAGCCTCATTTCGTCGTTATCGAAATTCGCGTTTTCAGCGCCCAGTTTGATCATCAACCTGACTTCGTTGCGGGAGTCGGCGGCATTCAAGGCGTCTTCATAGCTGATCTTGCCGGCGGTGTACAAGTCGTACAAGGCCTGGTCGAAGGTTTGCATGCCATGCTCGCGCGAGTTTTTCATCAATTCCTTCAGTTTATGCACTTCGCCCTTGCGGATCAAATCGGAAACCAACGGCGTGTTCAGCAGGATTTCGATCGCCGGATAACGGCCCTTGCCATCGGTACGCTTGACCAGTTGTTGGGCAACGATGCCGCGCAGGTTAAGCGATAAATCCATGAAGATTTGACTGTGCATGTCTTCCGGGAAGAAATGCAGAATCCGATCCAGCGCCTGGTTGGCGTTGTTGGCGTGCAGGGTGCATAAGCATAAGTGGCCAGTCTCGGAGAAGGTGATCGCATGCTGCATGGTTTCCTTGGTGCGGACCTCGCCGATCAGAATCACGTCCGGCGCTTGGCGCAGGGTGTTTTTCAGCGCCACTTCGTAAGACTCGGTATCCAAGCCCACCTCGCGCTGGGTGATGATGCAACCCAGATGCGGGTGCACGAACTCGATGGGGTCTTCTATCGTGATGATATGGCCGTTGCTGTTCTCGTTACGGTGGCGTATCAAGGCCGCCAGCGAGGTCGATTTACCGGTGCCGGTGGCGCCGACGAACAATACCAGGCCGCGTTTGTACATGATCAGTTCTTTCAGAACGGGCGGCAAGTGCAGTTCTTCCGAGGTCGGAACGGTGGTTTCGATGCGGCGCAGCACCATGCCGGCGGCATCGCGTTGGGTAAAGGCGCTGACACGGAAGCGGCCCAGGCCTTCCACGCCCAAGGCAAACTGACATTCCTTGGTATGTTCGAATTCGTCCTTATGCCGTTGATCCATGATGCTGAGCACCACGCGCATCGCTTGATCGGAGTTCAGCACGTTTTTGGAAACTTCAACGACTTTGCCGTCGATTTTCATGCACGGCGGTTTGCCGGCGGTGATGAATAAATCCGAGGCCTTTTTTTCCACCATCAAGGCCAATAATGCTTTGAAATCCATGACAGGCTCCTGAAGTTAACGGAACAAATCTTTGTTGACGGCTTTGACCATGGCCGATTTGGCGGTGATCAAGCCCTTGTCGACCATTTCTTTTAAATTTTGATCCAGGGTCTGCATGCCGTCCTTGCGGCCGGTCTGGATTGCCGAATACATTTGCGCGACCTTGGCTTCCCGGATCAGATTGCGGATCGCCGCAGTGCCGACCATGATTTCGTGGGCGGCAATCCGGCCACCGCCGACTTTTTTCAGCAGTGTTTGCGAGATGACGGCCTGCAAGGATTCAGACAGCATCGAGCGGATCATGTCTTTTTCCGCGGCTGGGAACACGTCGATGATACGGTCTATGGTTTTCGCCGCCGAGGTGGTGTGCAGGGTGCCGAACACCAAGTGGCCGGTTTCCGCCGCGGTCAGGGCCAGACGGATGGTTTCCAGGTCCCGCATCTCGCCGACCAGGATGATGTCCGGATCTTCCCTCAGCGCCGAGCGCAAGGCTTCGTTGAAGCCGAGGGTGTCCCGGTGCACCTCGCGTTGGTTGACCAGGCATTTCTGGCTTTCATGCACGAACTCGATCGGATCTTCGACCGTCAGGATGTGGGCATAATCGTTGGTATTGATATGGTTGATCATCGCCGCCAGCGTGGTGGATTTACCGGAACCGGTCGGACCGGTCACCAGAATCAGGCCGCGCGGCTTGGTGCAGAGCTCTTCGAAAAATTTCGGCGCCCCCAGTTCTTCCAGCGTCAAGACCTTGGAAGGAATGGTCCTGAACACAGCGCCCGCGCCTCTGTCCTGATTGAACGCGTTGACACGAAAGCGGGCGACGCCGGGCAGGGCGAAGGAAAAGTCGGTTTCCAGGAATTCCTCGTAATCGCGGCGCTGCTTGTCGTTCATGATGTCATAGATCAGCGCATGGACTTCCTTGTGATCCAAGGCCGGGATATTGATGCGACGGATATCGCCGTCGACCCGAATCATGGGAGGTAAACCGGCGGACAAATGCAAGTCCGAGGCTTTGTTTTTAACGGAAAAAGTCAATAATTCGGCGATGTCCATGACTCAATTACCAGGGGTTGAAGTGAAAACAAGTGGGGAAGCATAGTACAGGATTGTCGTTGATCTTGCCGGCGATAGGCGTTGGCGAGTCGAAACGTCTCGATAACGCGAAAGTAGCTGCGTCAGCGAAGTTCACGGCGCTGCGCGCATTGGATGCAGTAATTGGCATAAGGCAATGCCGCCAGGCGCTCTTTTCTAATCGGTTCGCCGCAGAGCAAGCAAATGCCGTAGGTGCCGGCGTCGATTCGGGAAATGGCCTGCTTGATTTTTTCCACTTCGGCGCGGGTCGTGTTGCCTAGCGCATCCAACACCTCGTCGTTTTCGGCTTCGACGGCTTGTTCGGAAAAATCCTGATCCAGGGGCTTGTCGATATGTTTGACGTCATCGGTGATTTTGCCCAAACGGTCGTCCAGTTCTTCCAGCATCTCCAGCAGATGATTGCGCACGTCTTGATATTCTTTCATGTAAGGTCTCCGCAGCAAGGCTGCCTATTGCGTGATGGCGCCCATTCCAATGGCGTTTCGAGCGTAGGGTTCTTATACAATGAAGCGGGCACAGGCGCAATATCGAAGCCCCAAGGCTGTGACATGGCGCAAGCGTATCGAGGTATGTCAGACTATACTCGACTTTAACTCATCAGCATTGGGAGCACGGCATGGGCAAGATACTCGTCAAAAACTCTATCGTCGAGCTCGACGGCGACGAAATGACCCGCATCATTTGGCGTTTCATCAAGGACGCGCTGATTCTGCCCTATCTGGATTTGCCCATAGAATATTATGATTTGGGCATGGAAAACCGCGATGCCACCGATGACCAGGTGACGATAGAAGCCGCTCATGCCATCAAGAGGCACGGCGTCGGCATCAAATGCGCCACGATCACCCCTGATGAAGCCCGTGTCGCCGAGTTTGGCTTGAAGAAGATGTACAAGTCGCCCAACGGTACGATACGCAACATCCTCGATGGCACCGTGTTCCGCGAGCCCATCATTTGCAAAAACGTGCCGCGTCTGGTGCCGAATTGGACCCAGCCTATCTGCATCGGCCGCCATGCCTTCGGCGATCAGTATCGCGCCACCGATTTCGTGACACAAGGCAAGGGCACGCTGAAAATCAGCTTTACCCCGGACGATGGCGGCCCCGAGCTGTCTTACGAGGTTTACCATTTCGAGGGCGACGGCGTGGCGTTGGCGATGTACAACACCGACGAGTCCATCGCCGGCTTTGCCCGCAGTTGCTTCAATGTGGCCCTGGATCGCGGCTGGCCTTTGTACCTGTCTACCAAGAACACGATCCTGAAAAAATATGATGGCCGCTTCAAGGACATCTTCGAGGCAATCTACCACGCCGAATTCAAACCGCTATTCGCCGCCAAAGGCATCGTCTATGAACACAAATTGATCGACGACATGGTGGCTTCGGCGCTGAAATGGAATGGGGCTTTCGTCT
Proteins encoded:
- a CDS encoding cobyric acid synthase; translation: MIPKALMVQGTTSDAGKSTLVTAICRYYRRQNIAVAPFKPQNMALNSAVTIDGGEIGRAQAVQAAACGLPAHSDMNPVLLKPNTDTTAQVIIHGQVLQNQSANQYHDYKKVAKQAVLASWARLNSQYQAVIVEGAGSPAEINLRAGDIANMGFAEAVDCPVILVADIDRGGVFAHIVGTLALLSASERKRVIGFVINRFRGDMALLQSGLDWLEQETGKPVLAVLPYLHDLYLEAEDALSSRHAHQAGEQAFRVVVPHLPSFSNHTDFDPLQLHPSVDVHFAKHPDHVNGADLIVLPGSKSVRSDLIRLRQQGWEGFLHRHLRYGGKVLGICGGFQMLGRAIHDPHGVEGESGSAEGLGVLDMETTLHTAKCLRQVKGLFAEKAVAVQGYEIHMGISQGAALSRPLFKLADRDDGAISADDQVAGSYVHGLFDVPEACDALLAWAGHTQRQAVDFHALREAGIDRIADAWAEHCDFAKLDAALSAFYGA
- the mltB gene encoding lytic murein transglycosylase B → MKAVVSFSNRLALGLTLLFFAGCATSPEKTEQNFNRARSGPTQQAAPSQARTATPYLRPLTSIGAYRASSITGDYAGYPALQRFIDVMVQKHGFERDYLNGLFSQAKRKQWTLDYLAKSDQSLGGKPGKGSWSRYRAKFLDARHINAGVDFWQRHQATLQRASQQYGVPDEYILGIMAVETTFGSFVGNHRIIDALTTLAFDYQRRGDYFRGELENFLVMSRGEGLDPAKPVGSFAGAMGLGQFMPSSFLEWAVDFNGDGKRDLWNPEDSIGSVANYFAKHGWKPGQPVVSPIRGNPSVATLEPGLDKQYPLSTLQQAGLMPTTDCQCNEPLRLLWLRHADQDQYLLGYPNFYVITRYNQSTHYAMAVHELAQAIKSAYRQQVASNP
- a CDS encoding PilT/PilU family type 4a pilus ATPase, encoding MDFKALLALMVEKKASDLFITAGKPPCMKIDGKVVEVSKNVLNSDQAMRVVLSIMDQRHKDEFEHTKECQFALGVEGLGRFRVSAFTQRDAAGMVLRRIETTVPTSEELHLPPVLKELIMYKRGLVLFVGATGTGKSTSLAALIRHRNENSNGHIITIEDPIEFVHPHLGCIITQREVGLDTESYEVALKNTLRQAPDVILIGEVRTKETMQHAITFSETGHLCLCTLHANNANQALDRILHFFPEDMHSQIFMDLSLNLRGIVAQQLVKRTDGKGRYPAIEILLNTPLVSDLIRKGEVHKLKELMKNSREHGMQTFDQALYDLYTAGKISYEDALNAADSRNEVRLMIKLGAENANFDNDEMRLTETDEDGGSLYK
- a CDS encoding type IV pilus twitching motility protein PilT; protein product: MDIAELLTFSVKNKASDLHLSAGLPPMIRVDGDIRRINIPALDHKEVHALIYDIMNDKQRRDYEEFLETDFSFALPGVARFRVNAFNQDRGAGAVFRTIPSKVLTLEELGAPKFFEELCTKPRGLILVTGPTGSGKSTTLAAMINHINTNDYAHILTVEDPIEFVHESQKCLVNQREVHRDTLGFNEALRSALREDPDIILVGEMRDLETIRLALTAAETGHLVFGTLHTTSAAKTIDRIIDVFPAAEKDMIRSMLSESLQAVISQTLLKKVGGGRIAAHEIMVGTAAIRNLIREAKVAQMYSAIQTGRKDGMQTLDQNLKEMVDKGLITAKSAMVKAVNKDLFR
- a CDS encoding TraR/DksA family transcriptional regulator; the protein is MKEYQDVRNHLLEMLEELDDRLGKITDDVKHIDKPLDQDFSEQAVEAENDEVLDALGNTTRAEVEKIKQAISRIDAGTYGICLLCGEPIRKERLAALPYANYCIQCAQRRELR
- a CDS encoding NADP-dependent isocitrate dehydrogenase yields the protein MGKILVKNSIVELDGDEMTRIIWRFIKDALILPYLDLPIEYYDLGMENRDATDDQVTIEAAHAIKRHGVGIKCATITPDEARVAEFGLKKMYKSPNGTIRNILDGTVFREPIICKNVPRLVPNWTQPICIGRHAFGDQYRATDFVTQGKGTLKISFTPDDGGPELSYEVYHFEGDGVALAMYNTDESIAGFARSCFNVALDRGWPLYLSTKNTILKKYDGRFKDIFEAIYHAEFKPLFAAKGIVYEHKLIDDMVASALKWNGAFVWACKNYDGDVQSDTVAQGFGSLGLMTSVLVTPDGKILEAEAAHGTVTRHYRQHQQGQPTSTNPIASIFAWTRGLAFRGKLDGNGELIRFCQTLEQVCVETVEAGLMTKDLALCIHGEQLQASDYLTTEAFLDVLRANLEKSLA